The following DNA comes from Rubidibacter lacunae KORDI 51-2.
CACTCGAACTGGCTTGCTTCTCTTACATGGGCCGCTTGCTTGCGCTAGTTATATCCCACGCAACGACATTTAAGGGACGACATTTCAGGTTAAGAGTGTTGAGTGTCAGGTCGCTCGGCACCAGAGGATTGCGTATCGGCAACAACTGCGGTGGTGTAGGCGGCTTTAGCTGCCGCTTGCTCGGCCGCCTTTTTTGAAGGTCCCGTCCCTATACCGAGGCAGTTGCCGCGAAACCAAACCTCGGCAGTAAAACGACTGGATGGATCCGTTGCGACCTTGGCTGCACGCACGCGATATTCCGGCAAGCTTTTGTGCTGCGCCTGAGTCCATTCTTGGAGGGCGTCTTTGTAGTTGTAGAGTGCTGGGTCGCGGCGGATGTCGTCTGCCCGGGGCACCAATAATGGGTCGAGCCAGGGACGGACCAGATCGAACGAGTGCGTACTGGCATAAAGCGCGCCCAGTACGGCCTCAAAGGCATCGGCCAGACGCGATCGTCGACCTGCAGGGTCTCCTGCCGCGCCGGTTGACATGAGCAAATAGCGCTCTAGTCCCAATCCATCTGCGAGTTCGGCGAGGACGCGATCGCTGACCAAAATCGAGCGCAATGCCGCAAACTCGCCGACCGTGCCGTCGGGGTACATCTCTTGGAGCAACTCCGATGCAGCCAAACGCAGCACAGAATCGCCGAGAAACTCCAGCTGTTGGTAGTTGACGCACGACGCGCTCGGGTGAGTTAGGGCACGGTCGAGTAATTCCCAGGCAATTGGGGCATCAGCCGGCAGTCCGAGCTTGAGAGTCAGACACTGTAAGTGTTGGAGGCGGGGTTGCGGTACGGTCATGGATTCGCAGTTGCGTGCAGTTGCGATTTTCGAGAGTGGGGCTCTCGGTGTGCCCGAATCCCAGCAGTGCGGCATCGCCGCTTAGAAATTGCTCGGCAGTCGCAGCAAGTATCAGCGTAAAGGCAAAAAAAATAGCCTTGGGTGCGATTGCAGGTCCATTCGCTCAACACTCGTTCATGCGTTGGGTTATCGCTACTTAGGCACGGATATCATACCCAGCTGCTATTCCTAACGAAGAAGCGTGCGAACGAACCCAGCTTCCGACGGAACTTGCTCGAGGCGTGCGATGAAGGAACGTTTGATTTTGAGGACATCTGCAGGCGAAAGGTTGAAGATGTCCCTAATTAGTTACTTTAGGGGAAGGATAAAAAGTCGATCTGTTCGACGCTGGTTTAATAAAGATTTCGAGCCGGCTCGAACGAAGACCTATCGTTTAAGCCATTCTCTGCCTGCAGTAACAAAAACAGAATTATAGCAAGCTGCACCAAGCTGTAGGCAGAGGCTGAAATGCCTGATTTGTAATAGTCTTCAGCTTAGGTCCGTACTTTGGAAAGTCCCTCACCCTCTATTCTTTACCCTGAACCATTCTTGCTAGATCGAGTGGCGACCAATTTCAGTGTGGAGCTGTTCGACCTGAACATCAATGCCATGCTGTCCGTGCTCATATGTCAGCATGCTGGTGATGCTGACAGCAACAACAGGCAGCAGCAAGAAAGTATTGAGGATAGTTGCGCGAAGCAAGAGCAAAGCGCGCGAAAGGAGCAAACGAACTACACCCGAGATCGATGGGGATCCAGTGGGCTGCTGGAGCGGCGAAATGTAATACACATAGTGCAAGCTAAACATGCACTTACAATTGCCCTAGACAGCATTGAAATCCCCAAAAAGTAACGGCACGTTTGGGTGCTAGAGCACGCCGCCCTCGCTCGCGATCGCTCGCGATCGCTTTCGTAGAGGGCGAGCAAATGCCTCTGCGGGTGGAACTTCGCAGTTTCGACGGGACCGCACGAGCGCATGGAAACCAGGCTTTGAAGGGTGCGGATGTACCCGGGAGCGATCGTTTACAAGGTTCGTGCACGACATCCATTGCCGCTTGCTGAGTTTGCCAGGAAATGCCAATGCGATCGCCTCGCAACGAATGCAGAGGGCTACATACTGTCGGCGATCGCCGCGAAAGGGGCACAATCTTGAGGTAGGAATTCGGTCGGTTTGTGCCGTGAGCGACCCGTTATTTGTCCCGTATCTTCCCCTTTCCGCGATTGCCCTGACGCCGTCCGCAGCTCGCACGCTCCAGCCGCTGGTGGCGGCCGGCGCGACGCTGTGGGTGCCGCCCGCGCTGATGCCGCTGCCAGATGCTCGACCCTATGAAGAACCGTTTGGGGCGTGGCTTGCCGCCCAGTGGCTGCAGCAGCGAGCTTTTGTCTTCGCGATGGCTACCGGTGCAGTCGTGCGAGCGATCGCGCCGCTGTTGAGCAACAAGTCCAGCGACCCGCCTGTGGTAGTGGTCGATCGCGCCGGCCAGTTCGCGTTGGGACTCTGCGGCAGCCATGCCGGTGGCGGCAATCGTCTGACGCGCTTGGTCGCCAACTATCTTGGCGCAGTGCCGGTTTTAACTGATGCGGCAGCTGATGCAGACCTGCCGAGCGTCGACGTGTTGGGCGTGCCTTTTGGCTGGCACCGAGGGAACGGCAACTGGACGGCCGTAAGTGCCGCTGGTGCGCGGTCGGAGCCGATCCGGGTGTGGCAGTCTGCCGGGTCGCATCTCTGGCGCGAGCAGTTGCCTGACGACCATCCTTTTGTTTTTGCAACGGACGCCGCAACTGCACCACTCGCTCCGGAGGCGGCCGGCAAGCCCATAGCAGAGCTGTGGATCGATGCGGTCGAGCGGGAATTTCCCCCCGAAACAGCAGCCGTGCAGTGGCACCCGCGGGTGCTCTGGATCGGCATCGGTTGCGAGCGGGGGACGCCACAAGCACTTTTGGAATCGGCGCTCGCGCGCGTGCTGGCAGAACGGGGTCTGACTGCCGAGGCAATTGCAGGCGTTGCCACGCTGGACCTCAAAGCCGACGAGCCGGGCCTGCGGTCGTTCTGCCGCGATCGCGACCTGCCGCTACAGGTGTTCGCACCGGAGGTGCTGCAGGCGGTGCCCGTGCCCAATCCGTCAGAGGTGGTCGCCGAAGCCGTTGGCACGCCGAGCGTTGCCGAGGCAGCCGCGCTGCAAGCCGCGGGCGATGGGGCAGAGTTGCTGGTGCCAAAGCAAATCGAACGTGGGGAAGGCGGAGCAGCCACGATCGCGATTGCGCAGGCAGTTTACGAGTTCACTGGACGAAGCGGGCGGCTGTACCTAGTCGGGATCGGTCCTGGCGCGACCGCGCAGGTCACCCCAGCAGCACGGGCAGCGCTGCAGCAGGCCGACGTTCTTGTTGGGTACGCGCGCTATCTGGACTGCGTTGCACCGTTGCGACGGCCGGGGCAGATTGTCGAACCCTATCCGATCGGGGCGGAGTTGGAACGGGCCCGTCGGGCGATCGCACTGGCCGAATGGGGGCTAACGGTTGCCGTCGTTTCATCAGGGGATGCAGGCATCTACGGTATCGGTGGCGTGGTTATGGAAGAGCTGCGCCAGTTGGGATGGGACGGACGCGAGCCGGCAGTCGAGATTTTTCCCGGCATCACCGCGCTGCAGTCGGCTGCCGCGCGCGTTGGTACGCCCTTGATGCACGATTTCTGTGCTATCAGCCTCAGTGATTTACTTACCCCTTGGAGCGCGATCGCCGCCCGTCTGGAAGCTGCCGCCAGTGCCGATTTTGTGACGGCTCTCTACAACCCGCAGTCGCGCGATCGCAAGCGCCCTTTTGCAGCAGCTTGCGAGATCTTTATGCGCTACCGCGATCCAGAAACACCCGTGGCAATCGTGCGCAATGCTCTGCGCAAGGACGAGCGCGTCTACCGCACGCAGCTCGATCGCCTAGAAGATGCGCCGGTGGATATGGTTTGCACGGTTATCATCGGCAACCGCAGCACGCAGTTTTATGGCGACTGGATGCTGACGCCGCGCGGCTACCTCGGGTTCGGGGCAGATGAAAATACGCCTGCAGACGATTAACACCGATGCCGCGCGAACGGCATGCTTCAGGACCTTATCATCAAGATCGTCAAGGCCCGCAAAGGGCATCGCCGAGGCGATCGCGGCAGAAGGCTTGTTCTTGGGCGTTGAGGTCGGTCCACTCGACGTCGCGGCGGAGAACGATACCGTTGTGACCGGCTAGGAAGCGCGGGAGTTGCCCGTAGGCAATTGTCTCCAAGGTGCGAATATCGTAGGTGGTGTAGGTCGTCAGTTCTGGTTTCTCGAAGTTAACGTCGAGAACCGTTAGGGCTTTCCAGGGCGGGAGGTTGCTATCGATCAGCGGGCGCGGACCCGAGCCGAGAATGCCCATGTGCAGCAGCTGTAAGTCGCCGCGATGGCCGGGATAGTAGGCGTGGTGGTGGCCGCTAATATAGGTGTGGACGTTATATCGCTCTAGCATCGCGCGCAGTTCGTCGGCGTTTGCCATCACTTCCGCCGGTTCGTTACGCCCGACTGCCACGGCGTAAAGCGGCAAGTGCCCGAGCAGGACCCGCAGCTTGGCATTTTGGGCTTCGGGACTGGCGAGCGCCAGCTCTACCCAAGCCAACTTCTCGTCAGGAATGCGATGCGAGGAGCCGTCCCACGCCAAGAAGAAAACATCGCCGGATTTGAAAGTGTAATAGAACGGAAACTCAAAGCGATCGATGAAGTCAATGCCGGGGTCGTGCTCTGGTTCGAGCCAGTATTCCGAAGCCAGGTCGCGTTCGCGTTGGAACAGAAAGGAACCGCCGACGCCAAGGGCACTGGAGGCATCGTGATTGCCGATGGTGAAACCGTAGGGCAACCCCGCGTTCCGCAGCGGCGCCGCAACGTGCTCGTCGAATCCCTGCCACATGGCGCGGATTTGTTCATCGGAAAGCGTGGGGTTTTGCCCTGCCACCATATCGCCGCTGCAGACGACGATATCCGGGTTCCAGAACTGAATTAGCGCCATGCCTTTGTCGACTTCCGGATCGTAGTCCGTTGAGCCATAAATGCCGTTGAGGTCGCTGACGACGACCATGCGTACGTCGCCGCGCGGCGGATCGAACACCTTACCTGCACCGCCCGCGTTTGCCAAAATCGCTTGCGTTGCCTCAGGGAGCAGTCTTGGTGCGGGTGCGGACAGTTGCGGTTCCGA
Coding sequences within:
- the rnc gene encoding ribonuclease III; translation: MTVPQPRLQHLQCLTLKLGLPADAPIAWELLDRALTHPSASCVNYQQLEFLGDSVLRLAASELLQEMYPDGTVGEFAALRSILVSDRVLAELADGLGLERYLLMSTGAAGDPAGRRSRLADAFEAVLGALYASTHSFDLVRPWLDPLLVPRADDIRRDPALYNYKDALQEWTQAQHKSLPEYRVRAAKVATDPSSRFTAEVWFRGNCLGIGTGPSKKAAEQAAAKAAYTTAVVADTQSSGAERPDTQHS
- the cobJ gene encoding precorrin-3B C(17)-methyltransferase encodes the protein MSDPLFVPYLPLSAIALTPSAARTLQPLVAAGATLWVPPALMPLPDARPYEEPFGAWLAAQWLQQRAFVFAMATGAVVRAIAPLLSNKSSDPPVVVVDRAGQFALGLCGSHAGGGNRLTRLVANYLGAVPVLTDAAADADLPSVDVLGVPFGWHRGNGNWTAVSAAGARSEPIRVWQSAGSHLWREQLPDDHPFVFATDAATAPLAPEAAGKPIAELWIDAVEREFPPETAAVQWHPRVLWIGIGCERGTPQALLESALARVLAERGLTAEAIAGVATLDLKADEPGLRSFCRDRDLPLQVFAPEVLQAVPVPNPSEVVAEAVGTPSVAEAAALQAAGDGAELLVPKQIERGEGGAATIAIAQAVYEFTGRSGRLYLVGIGPGATAQVTPAARAALQQADVLVGYARYLDCVAPLRRPGQIVEPYPIGAELERARRAIALAEWGLTVAVVSSGDAGIYGIGGVVMEELRQLGWDGREPAVEIFPGITALQSAAARVGTPLMHDFCAISLSDLLTPWSAIAARLEAAASADFVTALYNPQSRDRKRPFAAACEIFMRYRDPETPVAIVRNALRKDERVYRTQLDRLEDAPVDMVCTVIIGNRSTQFYGDWMLTPRGYLGFGADENTPADD
- a CDS encoding metallophosphoesterase family protein, yielding MNWKRFGRRLAIGICLVLVVAWGCRSPQQPETTAPHASPPVEAIAPEPDASEPQLSAPAPRLLPEATQAILANAGGAGKVFDPPRGDVRMVVVSDLNGIYGSTDYDPEVDKGMALIQFWNPDIVVCSGDMVAGQNPTLSDEQIRAMWQGFDEHVAAPLRNAGLPYGFTIGNHDASSALGVGGSFLFQRERDLASEYWLEPEHDPGIDFIDRFEFPFYYTFKSGDVFFLAWDGSSHRIPDEKLAWVELALASPEAQNAKLRVLLGHLPLYAVAVGRNEPAEVMANADELRAMLERYNVHTYISGHHHAYYPGHRGDLQLLHMGILGSGPRPLIDSNLPPWKALTVLDVNFEKPELTTYTTYDIRTLETIAYGQLPRFLAGHNGIVLRRDVEWTDLNAQEQAFCRDRLGDALCGP